One region of Athene noctua chromosome 18, bAthNoc1.hap1.1, whole genome shotgun sequence genomic DNA includes:
- the SRP68 gene encoding signal recognition particle subunit SRP68 isoform X1, whose translation MAAERQGAGGGRGGAGGGSSSGGGGGGGGGAEENKENERPAGPQAGSLGDSLGLEILQIVKESQQQHGLRHGDFQRYRGYCSRRLRRLRKTLNFKMGNRHKFTGKKVTEEILSDNRYLLLILMDAERAWSYAMQLKQEANTEPRKRFHLLSRLRKAVKHAEELERLCESNRVDAKTKLEAQAYMAYLTGMLRFEHQEWKAAMEAFNKCKTIYEKLANAFTEEQAVLYNQRVEEISPNIRYCAYNIGDQSAMNELMQMRLRSGGTEGLLAEKLEALITQTRAKQAATMSEVEWRGRTVPVKIDKVRIFLLGLADNEAAIVQAENEETKERLFESLLSECRDAIQAVREDLKPDQKQREHSLENDSGKVSNIQYLHSYLTYIKLSTAIRRNESMAKSLQKALLQQQRSEEDGKRTARPQDLIRLYDIILQNLVELTQLPGLEEDKNFQKEIGLKTLVYKAYRCFFIAQSYVLVKKWSEALVLYERVLKYARQVQSGAGAYTNSLKELPDVQDLITQVNAEKYSLQAAAILDANDTQETESPSQVKDGKPLSERFETFCLDPSLVSKQVSLVHFPPGFQPIPCKPLFFDLALNHVAFPPLEDKVEQKAKSGLTGYIKGIFGFKS comes from the exons AGGGCGCCGGTGGCGGCCgtggcggggcgggaggcggcagcagcagcggaggaggaggtggcggagGTGGTGGCGCGGAGGAGAACAAGGAGAACgagcggccggcggggccgcagGCCGGCAGCCTCGGCGACAGCCTGGGCCTGGAGA TCCTTCAGATTGTGAAGGAGTCTCAGCAGCAGCATGGTTTACGACACGGAGACTTCCAGAGGTACAG GGGTTATTGCTCCCGTAGGCTAAGGCGACTCCGAAAAACTCTCAACTTCAAGATGGGAAACAGGCACAAGTTCACCGGGAAGAAAGTAACTGAAGAGATTCTCTCAGACAACAG GTATTTGCTGTTGATTCTGATGGATGCAGAGAGAGCCTGGAGTTATGCCATGCAGCTGAAACAGGAAGCAAACACAGAGCCTCGCAAACGATTTCACCTGCTGTCTCGTCTGCGCAAAGCTGTGAAACATGCTGAGGAGCTGGAGCGACTCTGTGAAAGTAACCGTGTAGATGCCAAAACAAAGTTGGAAGCTCAG GCATACATGGCTTACCTCACAGGAATGCTTCGTTTTGAGCACCAGGAGTGGAAGGCAGCAATGGAGGCTTTCAACAAATGCAA GACCATATATGAAAAACTGGCCAATGCTTTCACAGAAGAACAAGCTGTACTGTATAACCAGCGTGTGGAAGAGATCTCACCCAACATTCGCTACTGTGCCTATAATATTG GTGACCAGTCTGCTATGAATGAGTTGATGCAGATGAGGCTGAGGTCTGGTGGCACTGAAGGTCTTCTTGCAGAAAAACTGGAG GCACTGATTACCCAAACTCGAGCAAAACAGGCAGCCACGATGAGTGAGGTGGAGTGGAGAGGAAGAACTGTTCCAGTGAAGATAGACAAAGTGAGGATCTTCTTGCTGGGACTGGCCGACAACGAAGCAGCGATTGTTCAG GCAGAAAATGAGGAGACAAAGGAACGTTTGTTTGAATCTTTACTCAGTGAGTGTAGAGATGCCATTCAGGCTGTTCGGGAAGATCTGAAACCAGACCAG AAGCAGCGGGAACACTCTCTGGAAAATGATTCTGGGAAGGTGTCCAACATCCAGTACTTACACAG TTACTTGACTTATATCAAGCTGTCAACAGCCATCAGGCGCAATGAGAGCATGGCAAAGTCTCTGCAGAAggcactgctgcagcagcagcgctCTGAAGAGGATGGCAAGCGCACGGCACGGCCTCAGGACCTGATCCGTCTTTACGATATCATTTTGCAG AACCTCGTGGAACTGACACAGCTTCCTGGCTTAGAAGAGGACAAGAACTTTCAAAAAGAGATTGGATTGAAGACACTTGTGTACAAAGCTTACAG GTGTTTCTTCATTGCACAGTCCTATGTCTTGGTAAAGAAATGGAGCGAAGCTCTTGTTTTGTACGAAAGAGTGCTGAAATATGCCCGCCAAGTTCAGTCAGGAGCTGGAGCTTATACGAACAGCTTGAAG GAGCTGCCTGATGTTCAGGATCTGATCACTCAAGTCAATGCAGAGAAATACTCCTTGCAAGCAGCAGCTATATTAG ATGCAAATGATACTCAGGAGACTGAGTCTCCATCTCAGGTCAAGGATGGCAAG CCACTATCGGAACGGTTTGAAACTTTCTGTCTGGATCCTTCTCTTGTCAGCAAGCAAGTCAGCCTCGTGCACTTCCCTCCAGGCTTCCAGCCCATTCCGTGCAAACCCTTGTTCTTTGACCTGGCCCTTAATCATGTTGCTTTCCCACCTCTGGAGGACAAGGTGGAGCAGAAGGCCAAGAGTGGTCTCACAGGATATATAAAGGGCATCTTCGGATTCAAAAGTTAA
- the SRP68 gene encoding signal recognition particle subunit SRP68 isoform X2: protein MAAERQGAGGGRGGAEENKENERPAGPQAGSLGDSLGLEILQIVKESQQQHGLRHGDFQRYRGYCSRRLRRLRKTLNFKMGNRHKFTGKKVTEEILSDNRYLLLILMDAERAWSYAMQLKQEANTEPRKRFHLLSRLRKAVKHAEELERLCESNRVDAKTKLEAQAYMAYLTGMLRFEHQEWKAAMEAFNKCKTIYEKLANAFTEEQAVLYNQRVEEISPNIRYCAYNIGDQSAMNELMQMRLRSGGTEGLLAEKLEALITQTRAKQAATMSEVEWRGRTVPVKIDKVRIFLLGLADNEAAIVQAENEETKERLFESLLSECRDAIQAVREDLKPDQKQREHSLENDSGKVSNIQYLHSYLTYIKLSTAIRRNESMAKSLQKALLQQQRSEEDGKRTARPQDLIRLYDIILQNLVELTQLPGLEEDKNFQKEIGLKTLVYKAYRCFFIAQSYVLVKKWSEALVLYERVLKYARQVQSGAGAYTNSLKELPDVQDLITQVNAEKYSLQAAAILDANDTQETESPSQVKDGKPLSERFETFCLDPSLVSKQVSLVHFPPGFQPIPCKPLFFDLALNHVAFPPLEDKVEQKAKSGLTGYIKGIFGFKS from the exons AGGGCGCCGGTGGCGGCC GTGGTGGCGCGGAGGAGAACAAGGAGAACgagcggccggcggggccgcagGCCGGCAGCCTCGGCGACAGCCTGGGCCTGGAGA TCCTTCAGATTGTGAAGGAGTCTCAGCAGCAGCATGGTTTACGACACGGAGACTTCCAGAGGTACAG GGGTTATTGCTCCCGTAGGCTAAGGCGACTCCGAAAAACTCTCAACTTCAAGATGGGAAACAGGCACAAGTTCACCGGGAAGAAAGTAACTGAAGAGATTCTCTCAGACAACAG GTATTTGCTGTTGATTCTGATGGATGCAGAGAGAGCCTGGAGTTATGCCATGCAGCTGAAACAGGAAGCAAACACAGAGCCTCGCAAACGATTTCACCTGCTGTCTCGTCTGCGCAAAGCTGTGAAACATGCTGAGGAGCTGGAGCGACTCTGTGAAAGTAACCGTGTAGATGCCAAAACAAAGTTGGAAGCTCAG GCATACATGGCTTACCTCACAGGAATGCTTCGTTTTGAGCACCAGGAGTGGAAGGCAGCAATGGAGGCTTTCAACAAATGCAA GACCATATATGAAAAACTGGCCAATGCTTTCACAGAAGAACAAGCTGTACTGTATAACCAGCGTGTGGAAGAGATCTCACCCAACATTCGCTACTGTGCCTATAATATTG GTGACCAGTCTGCTATGAATGAGTTGATGCAGATGAGGCTGAGGTCTGGTGGCACTGAAGGTCTTCTTGCAGAAAAACTGGAG GCACTGATTACCCAAACTCGAGCAAAACAGGCAGCCACGATGAGTGAGGTGGAGTGGAGAGGAAGAACTGTTCCAGTGAAGATAGACAAAGTGAGGATCTTCTTGCTGGGACTGGCCGACAACGAAGCAGCGATTGTTCAG GCAGAAAATGAGGAGACAAAGGAACGTTTGTTTGAATCTTTACTCAGTGAGTGTAGAGATGCCATTCAGGCTGTTCGGGAAGATCTGAAACCAGACCAG AAGCAGCGGGAACACTCTCTGGAAAATGATTCTGGGAAGGTGTCCAACATCCAGTACTTACACAG TTACTTGACTTATATCAAGCTGTCAACAGCCATCAGGCGCAATGAGAGCATGGCAAAGTCTCTGCAGAAggcactgctgcagcagcagcgctCTGAAGAGGATGGCAAGCGCACGGCACGGCCTCAGGACCTGATCCGTCTTTACGATATCATTTTGCAG AACCTCGTGGAACTGACACAGCTTCCTGGCTTAGAAGAGGACAAGAACTTTCAAAAAGAGATTGGATTGAAGACACTTGTGTACAAAGCTTACAG GTGTTTCTTCATTGCACAGTCCTATGTCTTGGTAAAGAAATGGAGCGAAGCTCTTGTTTTGTACGAAAGAGTGCTGAAATATGCCCGCCAAGTTCAGTCAGGAGCTGGAGCTTATACGAACAGCTTGAAG GAGCTGCCTGATGTTCAGGATCTGATCACTCAAGTCAATGCAGAGAAATACTCCTTGCAAGCAGCAGCTATATTAG ATGCAAATGATACTCAGGAGACTGAGTCTCCATCTCAGGTCAAGGATGGCAAG CCACTATCGGAACGGTTTGAAACTTTCTGTCTGGATCCTTCTCTTGTCAGCAAGCAAGTCAGCCTCGTGCACTTCCCTCCAGGCTTCCAGCCCATTCCGTGCAAACCCTTGTTCTTTGACCTGGCCCTTAATCATGTTGCTTTCCCACCTCTGGAGGACAAGGTGGAGCAGAAGGCCAAGAGTGGTCTCACAGGATATATAAAGGGCATCTTCGGATTCAAAAGTTAA
- the SRP68 gene encoding signal recognition particle subunit SRP68 isoform X3 has product MAAERQGAGGGRGGAGGGSSSGGGGGGGGGAEENKENERPAGPQAGSLGDSLGLEILQIVKESQQQHGLRHGDFQRYRYLLLILMDAERAWSYAMQLKQEANTEPRKRFHLLSRLRKAVKHAEELERLCESNRVDAKTKLEAQAYMAYLTGMLRFEHQEWKAAMEAFNKCKTIYEKLANAFTEEQAVLYNQRVEEISPNIRYCAYNIGDQSAMNELMQMRLRSGGTEGLLAEKLEALITQTRAKQAATMSEVEWRGRTVPVKIDKVRIFLLGLADNEAAIVQAENEETKERLFESLLSECRDAIQAVREDLKPDQKQREHSLENDSGKVSNIQYLHSYLTYIKLSTAIRRNESMAKSLQKALLQQQRSEEDGKRTARPQDLIRLYDIILQNLVELTQLPGLEEDKNFQKEIGLKTLVYKAYRCFFIAQSYVLVKKWSEALVLYERVLKYARQVQSGAGAYTNSLKELPDVQDLITQVNAEKYSLQAAAILDANDTQETESPSQVKDGKPLSERFETFCLDPSLVSKQVSLVHFPPGFQPIPCKPLFFDLALNHVAFPPLEDKVEQKAKSGLTGYIKGIFGFKS; this is encoded by the exons AGGGCGCCGGTGGCGGCCgtggcggggcgggaggcggcagcagcagcggaggaggaggtggcggagGTGGTGGCGCGGAGGAGAACAAGGAGAACgagcggccggcggggccgcagGCCGGCAGCCTCGGCGACAGCCTGGGCCTGGAGA TCCTTCAGATTGTGAAGGAGTCTCAGCAGCAGCATGGTTTACGACACGGAGACTTCCAGAGGTACAG GTATTTGCTGTTGATTCTGATGGATGCAGAGAGAGCCTGGAGTTATGCCATGCAGCTGAAACAGGAAGCAAACACAGAGCCTCGCAAACGATTTCACCTGCTGTCTCGTCTGCGCAAAGCTGTGAAACATGCTGAGGAGCTGGAGCGACTCTGTGAAAGTAACCGTGTAGATGCCAAAACAAAGTTGGAAGCTCAG GCATACATGGCTTACCTCACAGGAATGCTTCGTTTTGAGCACCAGGAGTGGAAGGCAGCAATGGAGGCTTTCAACAAATGCAA GACCATATATGAAAAACTGGCCAATGCTTTCACAGAAGAACAAGCTGTACTGTATAACCAGCGTGTGGAAGAGATCTCACCCAACATTCGCTACTGTGCCTATAATATTG GTGACCAGTCTGCTATGAATGAGTTGATGCAGATGAGGCTGAGGTCTGGTGGCACTGAAGGTCTTCTTGCAGAAAAACTGGAG GCACTGATTACCCAAACTCGAGCAAAACAGGCAGCCACGATGAGTGAGGTGGAGTGGAGAGGAAGAACTGTTCCAGTGAAGATAGACAAAGTGAGGATCTTCTTGCTGGGACTGGCCGACAACGAAGCAGCGATTGTTCAG GCAGAAAATGAGGAGACAAAGGAACGTTTGTTTGAATCTTTACTCAGTGAGTGTAGAGATGCCATTCAGGCTGTTCGGGAAGATCTGAAACCAGACCAG AAGCAGCGGGAACACTCTCTGGAAAATGATTCTGGGAAGGTGTCCAACATCCAGTACTTACACAG TTACTTGACTTATATCAAGCTGTCAACAGCCATCAGGCGCAATGAGAGCATGGCAAAGTCTCTGCAGAAggcactgctgcagcagcagcgctCTGAAGAGGATGGCAAGCGCACGGCACGGCCTCAGGACCTGATCCGTCTTTACGATATCATTTTGCAG AACCTCGTGGAACTGACACAGCTTCCTGGCTTAGAAGAGGACAAGAACTTTCAAAAAGAGATTGGATTGAAGACACTTGTGTACAAAGCTTACAG GTGTTTCTTCATTGCACAGTCCTATGTCTTGGTAAAGAAATGGAGCGAAGCTCTTGTTTTGTACGAAAGAGTGCTGAAATATGCCCGCCAAGTTCAGTCAGGAGCTGGAGCTTATACGAACAGCTTGAAG GAGCTGCCTGATGTTCAGGATCTGATCACTCAAGTCAATGCAGAGAAATACTCCTTGCAAGCAGCAGCTATATTAG ATGCAAATGATACTCAGGAGACTGAGTCTCCATCTCAGGTCAAGGATGGCAAG CCACTATCGGAACGGTTTGAAACTTTCTGTCTGGATCCTTCTCTTGTCAGCAAGCAAGTCAGCCTCGTGCACTTCCCTCCAGGCTTCCAGCCCATTCCGTGCAAACCCTTGTTCTTTGACCTGGCCCTTAATCATGTTGCTTTCCCACCTCTGGAGGACAAGGTGGAGCAGAAGGCCAAGAGTGGTCTCACAGGATATATAAAGGGCATCTTCGGATTCAAAAGTTAA